The genome window CCAAATTATAATAATTATAAGTAAAGACAGTGGAATAATAAAGGAGGAAATTATGGGTCAAGTAATGGTGGACCACTTATTAAATGAAACGCTAGAAAATTATTCTTTTTACAATATAACCAATATGCCATTTGATTATGTCGCATTTATAAAAAAAGAGGAGATACTCTCACAGGCTCATAAGATACTCAATACAGACAATGAAGAGAAAAAGGAACAAGAAAAATACATATTATTACGATTAATTTATACTAATCTATACAAGCTTAACCTTGAAAAAACCAAGGCAAAAAAATATTTTGAAGAGGCTATCTTCACTGAAAAATTCAAATCATATCTAGGCGTAGCATTTAAGTTTACGATCCTCTACAATCCTGATGACGACTCGATAACTACTACATTTATTCACCTAGCGCAGCTTGTCATAAGTGATATTGTATACGAATATTTGTGGAAATTGGAAAATAAAGAATCCCATTAGTACAAAGCTATTTAATCCTTGACGGCGTGTTACAATTAATGTTTAGATTGTTGTTAAAATATTATTGCTTGTATGCATATTATTACATAATACAGAGCTAATTATTAAAAAAGGCATTCATTGCTATACACCTGACCATAAAGGAAGTGCGAACATGACAAAAAGGATCGGCATTCTAACAGCTGGAGGAGACTGTCCCGGACTTAATGCGGTTATTCGAGCTATAGCAAAAAAAGCTATCTATTGTCATAACTGGGAAGTTTTCGGATTTCATGACGGACTTCTTGGCCTTATAGAAAACAGGTACACTCAACTATCAGAAAAAAGCGCATCAGGAATAATAACCAGAGGCGGCACGATCCTTGGCACATCAAACAAAGGAGATCCATTTAGCTACTATAAACCCGGGGCATTGGAACCTGTTGACGTATCAGAACAAACCATAAAAAATGTCCGTGATCTCGGTATCGATACTCTCATTACAATTGGCGGAGATGGTACGCAAGGCATCGCATACAAATTATTCAAAAAAGGCCTTCCGGTAATCGGGATACCAAAGACAATTGATAATGATCTTTATGGCACTGACCAGACATTCGGGTTTGATACAGCTGTATCCATAGCAACAGAGGCAATTGACCGAATTCATACGACAGCACAGGCCCATCATAGGATTATGCTCGTAGAAGTTATGGGACGATATGCAGGGTGGATAGCTCTCTCTAGCGGTCTCGCCGGTGGTGGAGATATTATTCTGCTTCCT of Candidatus Margulisiibacteriota bacterium contains these proteins:
- a CDS encoding 6-phosphofructokinase, giving the protein MTKRIGILTAGGDCPGLNAVIRAIAKKAIYCHNWEVFGFHDGLLGLIENRYTQLSEKSASGIITRGGTILGTSNKGDPFSYYKPGALEPVDVSEQTIKNVRDLGIDTLITIGGDGTQGIAYKLFKKGLPVIGIPKTIDNDLYGTDQTFGFDTAVSIATEAIDRIHTTAQAHHRIMLVEVMGRYAGWIALSSGLAGGGDIILLPEFPYNLEKIIEKIIERKNTGKTFTIVVVSEGAHEEGKGYFVRKIVKDSMEPIRLGGVSYLLAQQLEDATDSEARATVLGHVQRGGTPTAYDRILATEFGTGAVDLAQKEQFGTMVSLSNNRIVSIPLEEVASKLRLVTTDNPLIKAALDTGVSFGI